A part of Gossypium hirsutum isolate 1008001.06 chromosome A07, Gossypium_hirsutum_v2.1, whole genome shotgun sequence genomic DNA contains:
- the LOC107937091 gene encoding prostatic spermine-binding protein: MAETKNLHEPALTSKRKPDLTSHDHDQQTLPHKSPKLQTPDETIQTNEQKQALDPSADNDSSVPESRPQDEDPGMHSEEEDEDDDYEDDDDDDDDDAEQEENGSTTVDRKGKGILIEEENDSDDEDDDEDDSSDGENESEGESDLSDDPLAEVDLDNILPSRTRRRSVHPGLHIAKDVRNKGEADDGDDSDS; the protein is encoded by the coding sequence ATGGCCGAAACCAAGAATCTTCACGAACCTGCATTGACCTCCAAACGCAAGCCTGACCTTACCTCCCACGATCATGACCAACAAACCCTCCCCCATAAATCCCCTAAGCTCCAAACTCCCGATGAAACCATCCAAACAAATGAACAAAAGCAGGCTCTCGACCCTTCTGCAGACAACGATTCCTCCGTCCCTGAATCCCGACCCCAGGATGAAGATCCTGGAATGCACTCCGAAGAAGAAGACGAGGACGATGACTATGAAGACGATGATGACGACGACGACGATGATGCAGAGCAGGAGGAAAATGGAAGTACGACAGTCGACCGGAAAGGAAAAGGGATTTTGATAGAGGAGGAAAATGACAGTGACGACGAAGACGACGACGAAGATGACTCCAGTGATGGTGAGAACGAATCGGAGGGTGAGAGTGATTTATCAGATGATCCGTTGGCGGAGGTTGACTTGGATAATATTTTACCATCGAGGACACGGCGGAGGTCGGTGCATCCTGGGCTTCATATTGCCAAAGATGTCAGAAACAAGGGTGAAGCCGATGATGGTGATGATAGTGACTCTTAA
- the LOC107937113 gene encoding LOW QUALITY PROTEIN: protein AUXIN SIGNALING F-BOX 2 (The sequence of the model RefSeq protein was modified relative to this genomic sequence to represent the inferred CDS: inserted 1 base in 1 codon) produces the protein MNMNYFPDEVVEHVFDFITSHKDRNSVSLVCKSWYKIERYSRQRVFIGNCYSITPQRLIARFPGLKSLTLKGKPHFADFNLVPHDWGGFVYPWIKALAKSRIGLEELRLKRMVVSDDSLELLSKSFPNFKSLVLVSCEGFTTDGVAAIAANCRFLRELDLQENEVEDHRGHWLSCFPESCTSLVSLNFACLKGEINLASLERLVARSPNLKSLRLNRVVPLDTLQKLLMRAPQLVDLGIGSYVDDPSSEVFSKLKAVIQLCNSIRSLSGFLEVAPCCMSAIYPICENLTFLNLSYAPGLQGNDLTKLVQHCRKLQRLWILDCIGDKGLGVVASTCKELQELRVFPSDPFDAENAAVTEEGLVLISAGCPKLNSLLYFCHQMTNAALITVAKNCTNFIRFRLCILDPVKADPVTNQPLDEXFGAIVRSNKSLKRLSLSGLLTDQVFLYIGMYAKKLEMLSIAFAGDSNKGMLYVLNGCKKLRKLEIRDCPFGDVALLQDMGKYETMRSLWMSSCEVTLGACKTLAKKMPSLNVEIINESEKLESEQLEFSFDDRLLVDKMYLYRTLVGDRKDAPEYVWLL, from the exons ATGAACATGAATTATTTCCCAGATGAAGTCGTAGAGCACGTGTTCGATTTCATTACATCCCACAAAGACCGGAATTCAGTGTCCTTAGTTTGCAAATCATGGTACAAGATCGAAAGATACAGCAGGCAAAGGGTTTTCATTGGCAACTGTTATTCTATCACTCCACAGAGGTTAATAGCCAGATTTCCAGGTTTGAAATCACTGACTTTGAAAGGGAAGCCGCATTTCGCTGACTTCAATTTGGTGCCACATGATTGGGGAGGTTTTGTTTACCCATGGATCAAAGCCTTGGCTAAGAGTAGAATCGGATTAGAAGAGCTTAGACTTAAGAGGATGGTTGTGTCTGATGACAGCCTTGAGCTACTCTCTAAATCTTTTCCCAATTTTAAGTCTTTGGTTCTCGTCAGCTGTGAAGGTTTCACCACTGATGGTGTTGCTGCTATTGCTGCCAATTGCAG GTTTCTTAGGGAGCTGGATTTACAAGAAAATGAAGTTGAGGATCATAGAGGCCATTGGCTTAGTTGCTTTCCTGAAAGCTGCACATCTCTTGTCTCCCTCAATTTCGCATGCCTTAAAGGAGAAATAAACTTAGCATCTCTTGAAAGACTTGTGGCAAGGTCGCCTAACCTCAAGAGTTTGAGGTTAAACCGTGTGGTGCCGCTTGATACGCTCCAAAAACTGTTGATGCGAGCACCCCAACTGGTGGACTTGGGTATTGGGTCTTATGTGGATGATCCATCTTCTGAGGTCTTCAGCAAACTGAAAGCTGTCATTCAATTGTGCAATTCAATCAGGAGTTTATCTGGGTTTTTGGAGGTTGCTCCTTGTTGCATGTCAGCTATTTATCCTATTTGCGAAAACCTGACCTTCTTGAACTTGAGCTATGCTCCGGGTCTTCAAGGTAATGATCTCACGAAGCTGGTTCAGCACTGCAGGAAACTTCAGCGTCTGTGG ATACTGGATTGTATTGGAGACAAAGGACTCGGAGTTGTAGCTTCAACTTGTAAAGAATTGCAGGAATTGAGGGTTTTCCCATCGGATCCATTTGATGCCGAAAATGCTGCAGTGACAGAGGAAGGTTTGGTCCTTATATCTGCAGGATGTCCTAAGCTCAACTCATTGCTGTATTTCTGTCATCAGATGACGAATGCTGCCCTCATCACTGTAGCCAAGAATTGCACAAATTTTATCCGTTTCAGGTTGTGCATCCTTGACCCCGTAAAAGCTGACCCTGTAACCAATCAGCCATTGGATG GGTTTGGGGCAATTGTCCGGTCTAACAAGAGTCTGAAGCGTTTATCACTCTCTGGCCTTCTGACTGATCAGGTTTTTCTTTACATAGGAATGTATGCTAAGAAGCTCGAAATGCTGTCCATTGCTTTTGCCGGCGACAGTAACAAAGGAATGCTCTACGTGTTGAACGGTTGCAAAAAACTCCGCAAGCTAGAGATTAGGGACTGCCCCTTTGGTGACGTAGCACTTTTACAGGACATGGGAAAGTATGAAACAATGCGATCCCTTTGGATGTCCTCCTGCGAAGTTACCCTCGGAGCCTGCAAGACCCTCGCAAAGAAGATGCCAAGCCTGAATGTGGAGATCATAAACGAAAGTGAAAAGTTGGAAAGTGAACAGTTGGAATTTAGCTTCGATGATAGGCTTCTGGTAGACAAGATGTATTTGTATCGGACATTGGTGGGGGATAGGAAAGATGCGCCGGAGTATGTGTGGCTTTTGTAG